A genomic region of uncultured Paludibaculum sp. contains the following coding sequences:
- a CDS encoding type VI secretion system Vgr family protein produces the protein MPPIQGEWPIKLTTPLGADFLLPEGFEISEGISTLFRMEIEAVVTPVEDLVFDRLLGQKVTIELKMPNDTSRYFNGIVSRIAQGHRTYDAAFFTLEVVPKFWLMTRVERSRIFQQKTVPDILKEVLGADAQFQLVGTFEPREYCVQYRESDFAFASRLMEEEGIFYFFKHSDGDHKMIVANSPAKHTDVADPKTVIYEELRGGTRAENRISVWTKSQEIQSGKVTLWDHTFEIPAQNLEATKTIMETAAAGTVTHKLNAGGAASLELYDYPGGYAKRFDGVSKSGGDQAGNLQKIFTDNTRTVEIRMQSEAVNALTIQGESNCMQLSAGSKFELDRHFSDNGTYVLTSVQHSARHPMGSERSMESFTYTNSFTCIPQAVPYRPPRVTPIPTVRGTQTAVVVGPAGEEIYPDKYSRVKVQFHWDREGRKDANSSCWVRVATLWAGKQWGMIHIPRIGQEVIVDFLEGDPDRPIIVGSVFNAEQMPPYTLPDNKTQSGIKTRSSKQGTADNCNEFRFEDKKGSEEVYLHAEKDMLVEVENDEVRKVDHDRTTTIKNDETKTVTDGNETITIKTGKQTITIQGDQTLLIKQGNQSTTLDMGNQSTKLKMGNQTTKIDLGKAETEAMQSIELKVGQSSIKVDQMGVTIKGMMIKIEGQIQVQVKGLMTQINGDAMLTEKGGIVMIN, from the coding sequence ATGCCACCCATTCAAGGTGAATGGCCGATTAAGCTGACCACGCCCCTGGGCGCGGATTTTCTGCTTCCTGAAGGCTTCGAAATCAGCGAGGGAATCTCCACGCTGTTCCGGATGGAGATCGAGGCGGTGGTGACGCCGGTAGAAGACCTGGTGTTCGACCGGCTGCTGGGGCAGAAGGTGACGATTGAGCTGAAGATGCCCAACGATACCTCTCGCTACTTCAACGGCATCGTGTCGCGGATCGCGCAAGGTCACCGGACCTACGATGCAGCGTTTTTCACGTTGGAGGTGGTGCCCAAGTTTTGGTTGATGACGCGCGTCGAACGCAGCCGGATCTTCCAACAGAAGACGGTGCCCGACATTCTGAAGGAAGTCCTTGGCGCCGATGCTCAGTTCCAACTGGTGGGCACGTTCGAGCCGCGGGAATACTGCGTGCAGTACCGGGAATCGGACTTTGCGTTTGCCTCGCGCCTGATGGAGGAAGAGGGGATCTTCTACTTCTTCAAGCACAGTGATGGCGACCACAAGATGATTGTGGCCAACTCTCCGGCGAAGCACACCGATGTCGCCGACCCGAAGACGGTCATCTACGAGGAACTGAGAGGCGGGACAAGGGCGGAGAACCGCATCTCCGTCTGGACGAAGTCGCAGGAGATCCAGTCGGGTAAGGTGACCCTGTGGGATCACACCTTCGAGATTCCGGCGCAGAACCTGGAAGCCACGAAGACCATCATGGAGACGGCGGCGGCCGGCACCGTGACGCACAAGCTGAACGCCGGCGGGGCGGCGAGCCTGGAGCTCTACGACTACCCGGGCGGCTATGCGAAGCGATTTGACGGTGTTTCGAAGAGCGGCGGCGACCAGGCCGGCAACCTGCAGAAGATCTTTACGGACAACACGCGCACGGTTGAGATCCGGATGCAGTCTGAGGCGGTGAACGCCCTGACGATTCAGGGCGAGAGCAACTGCATGCAGTTATCGGCGGGATCGAAGTTCGAGCTGGACCGGCACTTTTCGGATAACGGCACGTACGTGCTGACGTCCGTCCAGCATTCGGCGCGCCATCCCATGGGGAGCGAGCGGTCGATGGAGTCGTTCACCTATACGAACTCCTTTACGTGTATTCCGCAGGCTGTCCCCTACAGGCCGCCGCGCGTGACGCCGATTCCGACGGTGCGGGGTACGCAGACGGCAGTGGTCGTGGGGCCGGCGGGCGAGGAGATCTATCCCGACAAATACAGCCGGGTGAAGGTCCAGTTCCATTGGGACAGGGAAGGGCGGAAGGACGCGAACAGTTCGTGCTGGGTTCGTGTGGCGACGCTGTGGGCTGGGAAGCAGTGGGGCATGATCCACATTCCCCGCATTGGGCAGGAAGTGATCGTCGATTTCCTGGAAGGCGACCCCGACCGTCCCATTATTGTTGGCAGCGTCTTCAATGCCGAACAGATGCCGCCTTACACCCTGCCGGACAACAAGACGCAAAGCGGTATCAAGACGCGCAGTTCGAAGCAGGGTACGGCCGATAACTGCAACGAGTTCCGTTTTGAGGACAAGAAGGGCAGCGAAGAGGTCTATCTGCACGCCGAGAAGGACATGCTGGTAGAGGTGGAGAACGACGAGGTCCGGAAGGTCGATCATGACCGGACCACGACGATCAAGAACGACGAGACCAAGACGGTTACCGACGGCAACGAGACCATCACGATCAAGACGGGCAAGCAGACCATCACGATTCAAGGCGACCAGACGCTCCTGATCAAGCAGGGCAACCAGTCAACAACGCTGGACATGGGCAACCAGTCGACGAAGTTGAAGATGGGGAATCAGACCACGAAGATCGACCTGGGCAAAGCCGAGACCGAGGCGATGCAGTCGATCGAGTTGAAAGTGGGCCAGAGTAGTATCAAAGTGGATCAGATGGGCGTGACGATCAAGGGCATGATGATCAAGATCGAGGGGCAGATTCAGGTGCAGGTGAAAGGCCTGATGACGCAGATTAATGGCGATGCGATGCTGACGGAAAAGGGCGGCATCGTGATGATCAACTAA